A segment of the Vibrio sp. YMD68 genome:
CGTTTGGTGGCAGTTATCGTTTAATCGATTTCGCTCTGAATAACTTTGTTAACGCAGATTTGATGCGTATTTACGTACTGACGCAATTTAAATCCCAATCTCTATTCCACCACATGAAAAAAGGTTGGAATATCAGTGGGATTACCGATCGATTTATTGACCCAATCCCTGCTCAAATGAGAACGGGAAAGCGTTGGTATGAGGGAACTGCAGACGCTATTTATCAAAACTTGAACTTCATGCAATTAGCGGAACCGGATCAAGTCTGCATATTTGGCTCTGATCATATTTATAAAATGGACATCAGACAAATGCTTGATTTCCATAAACAAAAAGAAGCGGCTTTAACGGTTTCTGCACTTCGTATGCCACTTGCTGAAGCGTCACAGTTTGGTGTCATTGAAGTTGATACAGAAGGCCGTATGGTGGGTTTCCAAGAGAAACCAGCCAATCCGAAGGCAATTCCAGGCGATCCGGAAAACGCATTAGTATCGATGGGCAACTACATTTTCGAAGCGAAAAACCTGTATGCAGAACTGATTGAAGATGCTGATAAAGAAGACTCGTCGCATGATTTTGGCAACGACATCATTCCAAATATGTACCCACGTGGTGATGTGTTTGTTTACGACTTTAGTACGAATACCATTACTGGTGAGAGAGAAGAAGTGTATTGGCGAGATGTAGGTACGATTGATGCGTATTGGCAGGCTCATATGGATTTGTTGAAAAAGGATCCACCGTTCTCTTTATACAACCGAAAATGGCCTTTGCATACATTCTACCCGGCATTACCGCCAGCAACCTTTACTGACTCAGCAAATGGACGTGTTCAGATTATCGATAGCTTAGTCTGTAATGGCAGTTATGTTCGTGGTTCAAGAATTGAAAAATCAGTGTTGGGTTTCAGAAGTAATATTGCTTCAGCGTGTGATATTAGTGAAAGTATTCTATTGGGAGACGTCAAGATTGGTGAAGGCTGTGTATTGCGCCGTGTCATCGTTGATAAAAATGCCGATATTGCGCCAGGAAC
Coding sequences within it:
- the glgC gene encoding glucose-1-phosphate adenylyltransferase, yielding MAGVLGMILAGGEGSRLRPLTESRSKPAVPFGGSYRLIDFALNNFVNADLMRIYVLTQFKSQSLFHHMKKGWNISGITDRFIDPIPAQMRTGKRWYEGTADAIYQNLNFMQLAEPDQVCIFGSDHIYKMDIRQMLDFHKQKEAALTVSALRMPLAEASQFGVIEVDTEGRMVGFQEKPANPKAIPGDPENALVSMGNYIFEAKNLYAELIEDADKEDSSHDFGNDIIPNMYPRGDVFVYDFSTNTITGEREEVYWRDVGTIDAYWQAHMDLLKKDPPFSLYNRKWPLHTFYPALPPATFTDSANGRVQIIDSLVCNGSYVRGSRIEKSVLGFRSNIASACDISESILLGDVKIGEGCVLRRVIVDKNADIAPGTQIGVNLQEDKKHYHVSEDGVVVIGKGEKIGY